A stretch of DNA from Brevibacterium ihuae:
CGTCCTCGACCCCGTCGATCGTGATGCGCTCGGTGACGAACTTCTCGAGCGGCAGGCGCCCCTGGGTGTAGAGGTCGACGAGCATGGGGAAGTCGCGGTCGGGCAGGCAGTCGCCGTACCACGAGGACTTGAGCGAACCGCCCCGGCCGAACACGTCGAGCAGCGGCACACTGAGCTCCATCTCCGGCGTGGGGACGCCGACGAGTACGACCGTGCCGGCGAGGTCCCGGGCGTAGAACGCCTGGCGCCACGTCTCCGGGCGCCCCACCGCGTCGATGACGACATCCGCGCCGAACCCACCGGTGAGCTCCTGCACGGCCGCCACCACGCCGTCCTCGTCGAGGTCCTTCGACACGATCGTGTGGGTCGCGCCGAGGTCCTGCGCCGCGGCGAGCTTCTTCTCGTCGAAGTCGATCGCGATGATCGGCGAGGCGCCGGCGAGGTGGGAACCGGCGATCGCGGCATTGCCCACGCCGCCGCAGCCGATGACCGCCACGGACTTCCCGCGGGTCACCTGACCGGTGTTGATCGCGGCGCCGATGCCGGCCATGACTCCGCAGCCGAGCAGACCGACGACGGCCGGATCGGACTCGTCGACCTTCGTGCACTGGCCGGCCGCCACGAGCGTCTTCTCCGCGAAGGAGCCGATGCCGAGCGCCGCCTCGAGCTCGGTGCCGTCGGTGAGCGTCATCTTCTGGGTCGCATTGTGGGTGTCGAAGCAGTACCAGGGCTCGCCGCGGCGGCAGGCGCGGCAGTCGCCGCAGATCGCGCGCCAGTTGAGGACGACGAAGTCGCCCACCTCGACCGAATCGACGCCCTCACCCACCTCGGCGACGACGCCGGCGGACTCGTGGCCGAGGAGGAACGGGTAGTCGTCGCTGATCCCGCCCTCGCGGTAGTGGAGGTCGGTGTGGCAGACGCCGCAGGACTTGACGTCGACGACGACCTCGCCGGGTCCGGGATCGGGGATGACGATGTCGGTGACCTCGACCGGCTCCCCCTTCGCCTTCGCGACGACTCCCTTGACTGTGGTGGGCATGGGGCCTCCCGTTCACGCGCGCATGCGCGGTCGATGATGTGTCTGTCGCCAGTCTAGGGGCCGTGGGAGGGGCGCGGAAGGTGCGGAGCCGAGGCGCACTGGTGAGGGGGCGCGGAAGGTGCGGTGACCGCCGGACGGGAGTGGGCGCCACGACGGCGAGGAGGGCAACGTGTCAACAGATGTTGACGAACGACAGCTGTCAACATATATTGACAGCATGGCAGATCGAACGCTCACCGCCGTCGCCGGCGACACCGCGGACCCGATCCGGGGTCTGCGGGCGGTCGCTGAGCTGCGGACCCTCACCGACTCCCTCGAGCTCGCGCAGGTCGAGTCCGCCCTCGGGCAGGGCATGACCTGGCAGCAGATCGCCGATGCGCTCGGCGTGTCCAAGCAGGCGGTTCACCGCAAGTACCGTTCGCGGGTCGCCCCCGCACTCCTCAGACGATCCGGAGGCAAGAGATGAACTCCTTCAACCGTGCGATGTCCATCAGCGGCGCGGCCTGGTTCGAGACCATGCGCGAGCACCGTGCCGAGCTCGACATCGAGCATCTGCTCCTCGGCCTCCTCGGCGCCGGCGGCGGACCGGCCCAGACCCTCGCCGCGCACGGCGTCACCCTCGCGCGTGCCCGTCGGGCGGTGACCGCGGTGAGGGCCGAGCGTCTGGGCGACATCGGCATCGACCCCACCACTGTGCCCGTCCGCGACGTCCGCGACATGGCGGGGCTCACCGCCCGCGAGGTGGGGGACCTGCCGATGTCCCGAGCGGCCCGGGAGGTGCTGTCCCAGGGTCCCGGCTGGAACCCGTTCTCCTTCGGGGAGCGCCGCCGACGGCGACGCCTCCGGGGCGCCGACTTCGAGACCGGGATCCTCCGCGATCTCCTCGCCGAGCCCTCCGGCCGGATCGCTGCGATCATCGAACACTGCGGGGCATCGGTCGCAGCACTCCGGGCCGATGCGACGGGCGGACCCGTGAGCGGGACCGGGCGCGGCGTTCGTCGCGCGTCCCCCGCGGTCCCGCGTCCGGCGCGGGTGCTGCCTGGGTGTTGGCCCGGCGGCGAACCCGCCGCGGCGATCGCGCAGAGCCACTTCGTGTCCGCCGACCCCTCGCGCGTCCGGGCCGTTCTCGAGGACCCCGAGCAGATCCGGCGGATCGTCGGCGGCGGAGGCGTCTTCCGCGTCGACCGGCAGCCCGACCCGCTGGGGGCCATCGCCTGGAGGGTGGTCTTCAGCGGCGAGGAGGTCGACGGAAAGGTCCCCGGTCCGGCCGATCAGGTCACCGGCTACGAGCGCTTCGAGCTCATGCCGGTCCCCGGCGGGACGGTCGTGCTCTACGAGACCGCGCGGCGCACCTACGGCCGCACCGCGCGGCTGTGGGCGCTCGTCGCCCGGTACAGCCTCCGCTTCGCGCCCCGGCACCGGCTCCTGCTCCTGTCCGACGCCTGCGCGCGCGGCGAGGACGAGTAGTCGTGCGCGCGGTGCGGGCCGGCGCCGGGCCCCGGCATGTGCCTCGGGCCCGGACCGCCCGCAGGGACCTGTCCGCGGTTCTCGCTAGACTCTGACCGTGACCATTCAGCTGTACAACACCGCGACCCGCACCCTCGAACCCTTCCGCCCGGTGGCCGAGGGCCGGGCCGGGATCTACGTGTGCGGAGCCACGGTGCAGGGCGCGCCCCATATCGGGCACATGCGGTCGGCCGTGGTGTTCGACCAGCTGCGCCGCTGGCTCGGGTACCGCGGGTACGACGTCACCCTCGTCCGCAACGTCACCGACATCGACGACAAGATCCTCAGCAAGTCGGTCGACGAGGGCCGGACGTGGTGGGCGCACGCCTACCACTACGAGCAGTCCTTCACCGAGGCCTACGACCGGATGGGTGTGCTCCGGCCCACCTACGAGCCCCGGGCCACCGGCCACATCACCGAGATGATCGAGCTCATCTCCCGCCTCCTCGACGCGGGCTTCGCCTACGAGGCGCTCGACGGCTCCGGCGACGTGTACTTCGCCGCGGGCAGCTGGCCGGAGTACGGCGGGCTCACCAACCAGCGGCTCGAGGACATGGCCGACGCCGCCGACGCCCCGCTGCGCGGGAAGCGCGACCCCCGCGACTTCGCGCTGTGGAAGGCCCACAAGTCCGAGGACCCGGACACCGCCTCGTGGCCGACCCCGTGGGGCCGCGGCCGGCCGGGCTGGCACATCGAGTGCTCGGCGATGTCGACGAAGTACCTCGGCGCCGAGTTCGACATCCACGGCGGCGGCCTCGACCTCCGGTTCCCGCATCATGAGAACGAGAAGGCGCAGTCCCAGGCGGCCGGCGACGCCTTCGCCCGGGTGTGGATGCACTCCGGGCTGCTCAACGTCGGCGGGGACAAGATGTCGAAGTCGCTCGGCAACTCGATCTTCGCCCACGAGCTGTTCGACCGCTTCCCGGCGATCACCGTGCGCTACTTCCTCTCCACCGCCCACTACCGCTCGGTGCTCGAGTTCTCCGAGCAGCTCGTCGGCCAGCAGGGGGCGGCGCTCGACCGCTTCGCGAACTTCCTCATCCGCGCCCGCCAGGCGCTCGGGGATGCGGCGCCCTCGGTGCCGGACGCCCGCCGCGGCTATGCCGAGCGGACGGTCGACGTGCCCGCCGCCTTCGCCTCGGCGATGGACGACGACCTCGCGATCCCGCGCGCCCTCGCCGTCGCCTTCGAACGGGTGAGCGAGGGGTATCGGCTCCTCGACGCGGCGGGATCCGCGCCGTCCGAATCGGATTCGGTCGCGCTCGTGCGCCTCGTCGCGGAGATCGAGCTCATGCTCGACATCCTCGGGGTCAACCCGACGGCCGCGAACTGGGCGGGCGCTGCGGGCGGAGACGACTCCGCGAACCGTGCGCTCGACGCCCTCGTCTCCGAGCTCGCCGCCGAAAGGCTCGCGGCCAAGGGGGAGAAGGACTACGCTCGGGCGGATGCGATCCGCGATCGTCTGAGTGCTGCGGGCATCGCGATCGAGGACACCCCGGGCGGCTTCCGCTGGTCGCTGGCGGACTGACCCCAGACGCACCCATCCGCTCCCACGTCGACAGACAGGAACACCGAAATGCCACCGAAGTCACGCGGCGGAGCCGTCCGCCGGGCCGGCAAGGGCCCCCGGAAGGGGACCGGCGGCCAGGGCAAGCGCAAGCTCGAGGGCAAGGGGCCCACCCCGCGCGCCGAGGACCGCGTCTACCACAAGGCGCATAAGGAGGCCCAGGCGAAGAAGGCGCGGCAGACCGCGCAGGCCAAGCGCAAGAAGCGCGAGGTCGGTGCCGACGTGGTGGCCGGGCGCAACTCCGTGCTCGAGGCGCTCCGCGCCGGAGTGCCGGCGACGGCGCTCTACGTGGCCCAGCGGATCGACTCCGACGACCGCGTCAGGGAATCGATCGCGCTCGCGGCCGAGCGGGGCATCGCACTCCTCGAGGCGAGCCGGCCGGACCTCGACCGCCTCACCGACGACGCGATCCACCAGGGGCTCGCGCTCCAGGTCCCGCCGTACGAGTACTCCCACCCCGACGACCTCCTCGCGCTCGCTGCGGAGCGCTTCGAGACCCCGCTGCTCGTCGCTCTCGACGGGGTGACCGATCCGCGCAACCTCGGGGCCATCGTCCGCTCGACCGCCGCGTTCGGCGGGCACGGGGTCATCATCCCCGAGCGCCGCTCGGCGAGCATGACCGCGGCGGCCTGGAAGACCTCGGCCGGGGCCGCCTCGCGCATCCCGGTGGCGCGCGTGGTCAACCTCGCGCGCTCGATCCAGGACCTCAAGAAGCAGGGGGTCTTCGTCCTCGGGCTCGACATGGACGGCGACGTCGAGCTCCCCGCCCTCGAGCTCGCGACCGCCCCGGTGTGCATCGTCGTCGGTTCCGAGGGCAAGGGCGTGTCCCGCCTCGTCGGCGACCTGTGCGATCAGATCGTGTCGATACCGATCCAGGCGAGCACCGAATCGCTCAACGCCGGCATCGCGGCAGCCGTCACCCTCTACGAGGTCGCTCGCACCCGCGCCCGGCAGGGCTGACCCGGGCGCCGAGGGTAGGGCCCCTCGGCACCCGCGTCCGGTGTGATCAGCGCACGTCGCGCGGGGGCACCGGGTCGGCACCGGCAGCCGTTCCGTCCGCGGCGGCACCCTGCTTGGGCAGGGCGCCGAGCGACACGGTGATGATCGCGGCCATGATCATCGCTCCCGAGATCACCCACATGCCCGCAGTCTGCGAGCCGGTCGCGTCGGCGAGGAAGCCGGTGATGTACGGGGCGAAGAAGCCCGAGGCGTTGCCCACGGAGTTGATGAGCGCCACGCCCGCGGCCGCGGCCACGCCGGAGAGGAACGCGGTGGGCAGGGGCCAGAACGTCGCGAGCGAGCCCATGACGCCGCACGCGAAGATCGACACGCACACCATCGCAAGGAACGGCGAACCGACGTAGGCCGTGATCGGGATGGTGATCGCGGCGACGATCGACGGAGCGGCGACGTGCCACACGCGCTCGCCGGTGCGGTCGCCGTGGCGGGCCCAGAAGATCATGAACACCGCGGCGAAGGTGAAGGGCACCGCGGTGAGCAGACCCTTCTCCCAGATCGAGTACTCGACGCCGAACCGCTCCTGGAAGCCCTCGATGATCGTCGGCAGGAAGAAGCTGATGGCGTAGAGGCCGTAGACCACGCCGAAGTACACGAACGCGAGGGCCCACACGCGGCCGGCGGTGAGCGACCTGCGCAGCGGCACGTGGTACTTCGCGGCGGTCTCCGACTCCTCGCGCTCCATCTCCGCCTGCAGCCACTGCCGCTCATCGGGGGCGAGCCACTTCGCGTCCTGCGGCCGGTCGGTGAGGAAGAACCAGCAGATGATGCCGAGGAGGATCGCGGGCAGGCCCTCGATGAGGAACATGAACCGCCAGCCGGACATGCCCCACAGCAGCTGGTCGCCGTGCTCGATGAGGAGCGCGGACACCGGGGCGCCGATGACGCTCGACAGCGGGATCGCGACCATGAAGTATGCGACGGCCTTGGCGCGCTCGGACTTGGGGAACCAGAACGTCAGGTAGAGGATGATGCCCGGGAAGAAGCCGGCCTCGGCGATGCCGAGGAGGAACCGGAGGATGATGAGCCACCACTCGCCGGAGATGCCGGCCCAGCTGTCGGTCGGCACGAACGCCATGAGCGCGGCGATCGCACCCCAGGTGACGAGGATGCGGGCGATCCAGCGGCGTGCGCCGAACCGGTGGAGGGCGAGGTTCGACGGCACCTCGAGGAGGAGGTAGCCGGCGAAGAAGACGCCCGAGGCCAGACCGAACATCGTCTGGGTGAGACCGAGCTCGTCATTCATCCCGTTCGGGCCGGCGAAGCCGATGTTCGTCCGGTCGAGGTAGTTGATGAAGTAGAGGAGCCCGAGGAACGGGGTCAGCCGGAGGGCGACCTTGCGCAGGGTCCGCTTGCGCAGCTCGGCATCGTGCGCCGGGCCTGCGGAAGCGGCGGGGGAGGACGAGGACACCGGAGTTCCTTCCTGGGGGGACGATCGACCGTCGACGATGACGATGCGATCGGGTGACCTTGCAAGTTCTACACCCGCGCCCCCGGAGTGTCCACTGGTGAGCGTCGTGTCGTCTCATATGACGGGACACAGGTGACCTGCGGGTAACTTTCGGCGGGGTGGGTGCGACCCGGATCGTGCAGCGGGTTTCGGCTCCCGGCCGACGGGCCCTCACCGGGTGCCGGCACCCGCCCTCGCATCACACGCGGGGGGAGAACCGCCCGTCCTGCGCCATCCAGCCGCCGTCGACGACGAGCGAGTGTCCGGTGACGAAGCTCGAGGCGTCGGAGGCGAGGAACAGCACCGGGCCGGCGATCTCGTGGAGGATGCCCCAGCGGCCCACGGCGGTCTTGTCCGCGTACGCGTTCCACCACTCCTCGTCGGACTTGATCTGCGCGGTGAGCGGGGTCTCGAACGGCCCCGGCAGGATCGAATTGACCCGCACGCCGGAGGGCCCGAGCTCGCTCGCGAGCGCCTTCGTCAGCTGCACGACCCCGGCCTTGGCGGCGGCGTACAGCCCCTGACCGGGCTCGACGACAAGAGCGCGGAACGAGGCGAAGGTGATGATCGATCCCCGGCCGCGCTCGGCCATCTGCGCGCCGAACCCGCGCATGAGGCGGTAGGTGCCCTTGAGGTTGATGTCGATGACCCGGTCGAACTCCTCGTCCGTGGTGGTGAGCATCCGCTTGCGGATGTTGAGACCGGGCGTCATGACGAGGGCGGCGGCATCGGAGTGGGCGGCGACGAGCGCCTCGACGGACTCCGTCGACGTGACGTCGATCGCTGCGGCCTCGGCGGTGCCTCCGCGGCCGGCGATGATGTCGACCGTCTCCGCGGCGCCGGTCTCGTCGAGGTCGGCGCACACGACCCGGGCGCCGGCGTCGGCGAGGCCGAGCGCGGTGGCCCGGCCGAGGCCCGAGGCGGCGCCGACGACGACCGCGGTGGTGCCGGACAGGTCGAACTGACCGGGGATGGAGGGGAAGTCGGCTGCTGCGCTCATGATCGGCCTTTCATCGGGGTGCGTGTCTGCACGGGTCGGTGCGGGCGATGGTCCGTGCGGGTGGTGGTCTCTCCACGTGACTGTATCGCTCCTCGGCCGATTCGGGGCGGCATGATTCCGACCGGTGCAGGTCTCCTCGGGAGGAACAGGGATGAGTCGTCTTCGGGATGAACAGGGATGAGCCCTCCTGCGGACTGCGGCTCCTCCGATCCATGCGGCGGACGCACCCTTCCGGGAACCTCGGCGTCTGCGGGCCGTGTGTGCAACGAGTCGAGATTGCGGCAGGTTGGGAGAGCGGCACGCAGTCGAAACTGCAATGGATTGCGGATTCGTTCTCAGGAACCTTCGGAAATTGCACTCTCGGGGGAGGTGGGGTCGGCGCTGCGGATGGCCTGCAGGGCCTCGGTGCTCGGCTCGCGGAGATAGGACTCCTCGCGACGGTGGTGAGGAAGCACAGTCTCGACGTAGGACCGGATCGCCTCCGGGGTGGACACGTCGCGCCCGGCGTTCTCCGACATGTACCACCGGTGGTCGAGGAACTCGTGGAACAGCTGCGCGGGCTCGAGCCGCTGGGCGGAATCCGCGGGCAGCGTGTCGACCACGGGACGGTACACATCGGCCATCCATGCCTCGGCGGAGGCGAGCTCGTCCGCATCGGCCAGGCCCGTGGCCATCCGGTAGCTGTCGAGGTCGTTGAGCATTCGGCGCGCCTGGTTGTCCTGTGCTCCGATCCCGGTGAGCCGCCGCAGCCGGCGGGTGTGGTGCCCGGGTTCGACGACCTTCGGCTCGATCCGGGTGGTGACCCCGTCGAGGTCGGTCGTCACGGTGAGTTCGCCGAGGTCGAAGCCGAGGTCGTTGAGCCGCCGCACCCGGTCGTCCATCCGCCAGCGCTCGTCCTCGCGGAACTCCTCGCTGCCGGTGAGCTCCTGCCACAGCGCGCGGTAGCGCTCGAGCAGCCGGGTGCTCACCGCGAGAGGGTCGACCGAGGCGTCGACGAGCTCGCCGGCCTGGAGGTCGAGGAAGTCGCCGGCGATGTTCGTCCGCGCGATCTCGAGATCGTGCTCGCGCTGGCCGTCGGACAGCGAGAGGTGGAGCTCCCCGGTCTCCGCATCGACGAGGTAGGCGGCGAAGGCGTCGGCATCGCGCCGGAACAGCGCGTTCGACAGGGACACGTCGCCCCAGAAGAACCCGGCGAGGTGGAGGCGGACGAGGAGGACGGCGAGGGCGTCGACGAGGCGGTCGGCGACGGCCGCTGCGAGGTCCTGGCTGAACAGCGCGCGATACGGCAGCGAGTAGCGCAGGTGCGGGGTGAGCAGCGCACCGGGCAGGTGCTCGCCCTCAGGGGTGCACCGTTCGGTGACGTGGCCGAGCGGGGCGACCGCGGGCACGTCGAGCCGGACGAGCGCGCGGAGCATCTCGTGCTCGCGCTCGGCCACCGGGTCCTCGGTCTCCTTGACGGCGACGACCTCGCCGGCGAGCTCGACGAACCGCACGACATGCCGGGAGATGCCGCGCGGCAGGCCGACGAGCAGATCCTTGGGCCAGTCGGCCACCGGGGTGCGCCACGGCAGGGTCGCGATCGCGCTGCCCAGGCGTTCGGCGGTGATGAACATGGAGCCATCATCGCAGGATCGGGCCGTCGCGTCCGGGGTGCGGGCGCGATCCCGGGTCTCAGATCCGGCGGGAGAGCTCCTCGGGGGAGTGCACCCCGACGACGCGGCCCTTCTCGAGCAGCGCGATCCGGTCCGCCACCGCCACCGCGTCCTCCGCGGACTTCGTGGCGTAGAGCGTGGTGATGCCGAGGTCCTGCTGCAGGGTCCGGATCTGATCGCGGGTGGTGTCGTGGACGGCGGGGGCGAGGTTGGCGAGCGGCTCGTCCATGACGAACACCCGCGGGTTGCGCACGAGGGCGCGGGCGAGCGCGACCTTCTGGCGCTGCAGGCCGTCGAGATCGTCGTGCCGGGCGCGGAGCACCGCGCCGAGCCCCAGCCGGGCCGCCGCATCGCTCACCCGCCGGTCGATCTCGTCCTCGCTGATCCCGCTGAGCCGGAGCGCGAAGCCCATGTTCTCCGCCACGTCCATGTGGGGGTAGAGCGCGTAGTTCTCGAACGCCATCGTGACGTCGCGATCGCCCGGCGGCACCGTCGTGACGTCCTGGCCGTCGATCTCGATCGTCCCCCGCGAGGGTCGCTCGGTGCCGTGGATCATCCGCAGGATCGTCGACTTGCCGCTGCCGGCGGGTCCGAGGAGGACGAGGAACTCGCCGTCGTGGACGCGGAACGACACCCCGTCGACCGCGGCGGTCGAGGTCGCCGGGTAGCGGTGGCTGACATCGGTCAGGGTGACCGTGGACATGCGGGCGGGTCTCCTCACAGGGTGGCTGATGCTCTCGATCCTATCGGAGCCGAACCCCATCGTTGCAGGTGGCCGGGGGTGCAGGATGGTCCGGGGGAGGGCTGTCGGGTCCACCGTAGGATAGGCGCATGAGAGTTCGCCTGGAAGACGTCGCGGCCGCCGCCGAGGTCTCCGTCACCACGGTGTCACGGGTGCTCTCCGGGCGCGGCACGGTCGCCGCGGCCACGCGCGAGCGGGTGCACCGCGCACTCGAGAGGGTGGGCTACACGCGCTCGACGCTGCTGCGGCCGAGCCCCGCCCGGCTCGTCGTCGTCGGGGCGCCCGAGGCCCCCGAGCACTGGCAGCTCGATGTGTGCAACGGGGTGGCCGACCGGCTCCAGGCCGAGGGCCTCCTCACCGCCCCGGTGTTCCTCGGTTCCGACCTCGCCGACGTCCGCGCCTGCATCGCCGCCGGTGCCGCAGCGGTGGTGACCCCGACCTTCACCGAGCTCGACGTCGACGTCCCGGTGGTGCGCTTCGCCGAGGCGGCGGTCCGGGCCGAGGCGCCCCGGCCGGCCGGCGGGACGCGGGTCGGCGGCGAATGGGTCGCCGCCCACATCGACCTCACCGGCGGCCTCACCCTCGCCTTCGAGCACCTGAGCGCGCTCGGGCACCGGCGGATCGGCCTCGTGTGCAACGAATCCGGCGCGCTCGCCCGGCAGCTCGAGGAGCGCTTCCTCGCCGAGCACCCGGTGCGCGGCCTCACCTCGCGCCTCGACGAATGGATCGCCGCGGTGCCCAAGTCGTACTCCGGCGGGATCGAGGCGGCGACCCGCCTGCGCGACGCCACGTGCACCGCGCTCATCGTGCAGAGCGCGCTCCAGCTCTACGGGGTCTTCGCCGCGATGCGGCAGCGCCGGCTCGTCGTCCCGCGCGACCTCTCGGTGGTGGGCTTCGGCGACTCGTCGACGATGCGCTACACCGCGCCGCCGGCCACCGTGCTCGGCCTCGACAACCCGGGGATGACCCAGGCCCTCGTCGCCGGGGTCCGCACCGTGCTCGACCTGCCGGGCGAGGGGATGCGCTCGGTGCCGCCGACCTACCGGCCCCGGCTGCTCGCCCGCGCGTCGACCGCGGCGGCCCGCTCATGATGCGCACGGACGTCTCCCTCAACCGGATCGCGGAGCTGTCGGGTCTCTCCGCCTCGACGGTATCCCGGGTGCTCCGCGACCGCCCCGGGGTCTCCGCGGAGGCCCGGCGGGCGGTCGAGGTGGCGCTCCGCACGCTCGGCGTCGCGAGCGCCCTGCCGGAGGACTCGCCCGCCGTCGTCGCGGTGGTTCAGGCCGAGGTCACCGGCGCCGACGTCGACCCCTTCGAGACCCTCTACCTCGAGACCGTCCGTCGGATCTACCGGGTGGGCAAGGTCGCGCTGCGGGTGACGACCGGGCCCGAGCTCCCCTCGCCAGCGACCCGGCTCCAGGAGTTCGGGGTGGCCGGCGCGGTGGTGCTCGGCGGGCAGTCGGCCGGGCCGGAGGCCAAGCGCCTCGCGGCGCTCAACGTCCCGGTCGTCCGGGTGTCGAACGCCCGCCACGAAGGCACCGGCCAGATCGTCCTCGATGCCTCGCAGGGCATTGACACCGCGGTGAGGCACCTCGTCCACCTGGGACACCGGCGGATCGGCATCGCGGTGCCGGAGGACTCCGCGGCTGCGAACCGGGTGGCCGCCTACCGGCGGTCGATGGCGGACCTCCTCCACATCGCGGCGACCCGGGACCAGGCTCCGGTGGCGCAGGCCGGCCCGGGCATCCTCGCCGGAGCGCAGGCCGCGGACGGTCTGCTCCGCGCGAACTGCTCGGCGGTCATCAGCTGCTCGCCCGCGCTGACATTCGGGGTGCTCGAATCGGCGCGCCGCCTCGGCCTCGACGTGCCGCAGGACCTCTCGCTCCTCACCGTGGGGGAGATGCCCGACGCCGATGTCGTCCACCCTCCGCTCTCGCAGGTGACCTTCGACTGGGGCCGGCTCGCGCAGACGGCGATCAGCGAGCTCGAGCGGCTCATGGCCGGCGCGGGTACGCTCCCGGACTACTCGGTGGCCCCGGAGCTCGTGCTCCGCTCCTCCGAGCTGCCGGTCCGCACGCGGTAGTCACCGCTCGGTGGGTCAGTGCCGGCTGGGTCCGCACTCGTGGGGCCGGCGACCGAGGGGCCATCACCCGCGGGCCGCTCCGTCGGCGGGAGCCTCAGCTGCCGGCGAGGGCGGCGGAGCGCTCCGCGGCGAGCCGGGTGAGGAGCGCGGCGACCGCCTCGGGCGAGGCGATCCGCGCGCGGGCGCACGTGTCCGCGGTGCCGACCCGGATGCTCAGGCCCTCATAGCCGCCCTCCCGGCGGGCATCGAGGTGGGCGAAGGCGTCCTCGTCGGTGGTGTCGTCGCCGATGTAGAGCGCGGCCGTCGCCCCGGTGTGGTCGATCATGAGGTCGAGGCCGTCGCCCTTGGTGTGCATCCGCACCCCGAACTCGATCATGTCGTGGCCGTCGAGCGAGCGCAGCTCGGGGTTGTCCTCGGCGAACCGGCGGAGTTCGGCGGCGAAGAACTCGGTGCGCTCCGGCGAGCAGCCGCGGGTGTGGAAGGTCCGGCCGAGCGGCTTGCGCTCGACGCGCAGCTCGCCGTGCCCGGTATCCGGCGTGGCGGCGGTGATCCGCTCGAACTCCGCGTCGAGCGCGTCGAGCAGGGTGCGCTCCGCCGGCGTGGGCGCGGCGGAGTAGCGGTACGGGTCGGCGGGGTCGGCCGAGGCCTCGGTACCGCCGCTGAGGTCCTGCTCGACGCCGTGCGAGCCGACGAAGAGCACCGGGCCGGGTGCCCGGCTCAGCTCCTTGAGCGCGGCGACGTCGCGCCCGGAGATGTAGCCGACAGCGGTCTCCGGCAGGGCGGCGAGCGCCTCGACCGCCTCCGCCGACTCCGGCACCGGGGCCGAGGTCGCCGGATCGTCCTGGAGAGGCGCAATGACCCCGTCGAAGTCGAGGGCGACGAGGAGCCGCCGGGTGCGGGCGAGCGCCCGGATGTCGACGTCGGCGGGATCCTGCAGGGGCGGGCAGAGCCCGGGACCGGACGCCGCGGTCATCGGCGGCGCTCCTCCGGCTCGGTGGGCTCGGGCGGCTCCTTCGCCTCGGCGGCCTCCCAGCGGCGCATGTCCTTGTCGTCGTCGAGCGCCTCGAGCGTGTCGAG
This window harbors:
- a CDS encoding LacI family DNA-binding transcriptional regulator, whose amino-acid sequence is MMRTDVSLNRIAELSGLSASTVSRVLRDRPGVSAEARRAVEVALRTLGVASALPEDSPAVVAVVQAEVTGADVDPFETLYLETVRRIYRVGKVALRVTTGPELPSPATRLQEFGVAGAVVLGGQSAGPEAKRLAALNVPVVRVSNARHEGTGQIVLDASQGIDTAVRHLVHLGHRRIGIAVPEDSAAANRVAAYRRSMADLLHIAATRDQAPVAQAGPGILAGAQAADGLLRANCSAVISCSPALTFGVLESARRLGLDVPQDLSLLTVGEMPDADVVHPPLSQVTFDWGRLAQTAISELERLMAGAGTLPDYSVAPELVLRSSELPVRTR
- the otsB gene encoding trehalose-phosphatase — translated: MTAASGPGLCPPLQDPADVDIRALARTRRLLVALDFDGVIAPLQDDPATSAPVPESAEAVEALAALPETAVGYISGRDVAALKELSRAPGPVLFVGSHGVEQDLSGGTEASADPADPYRYSAAPTPAERTLLDALDAEFERITAATPDTGHGELRVERKPLGRTFHTRGCSPERTEFFAAELRRFAEDNPELRSLDGHDMIEFGVRMHTKGDGLDLMIDHTGATAALYIGDDTTDEDAFAHLDARREGGYEGLSIRVGTADTCARARIASPEAVAALLTRLAAERSAALAGS
- a CDS encoding DUF4032 domain-containing protein, encoding MFITAERLGSAIATLPWRTPVADWPKDLLVGLPRGISRHVVRFVELAGEVVAVKETEDPVAEREHEMLRALVRLDVPAVAPLGHVTERCTPEGEHLPGALLTPHLRYSLPYRALFSQDLAAAVADRLVDALAVLLVRLHLAGFFWGDVSLSNALFRRDADAFAAYLVDAETGELHLSLSDGQREHDLEIARTNIAGDFLDLQAGELVDASVDPLAVSTRLLERYRALWQELTGSEEFREDERWRMDDRVRRLNDLGFDLGELTVTTDLDGVTTRIEPKVVEPGHHTRRLRRLTGIGAQDNQARRMLNDLDSYRMATGLADADELASAEAWMADVYRPVVDTLPADSAQRLEPAQLFHEFLDHRWYMSENAGRDVSTPEAIRSYVETVLPHHRREESYLREPSTEALQAIRSADPTSPESAISEGS
- a CDS encoding ABC transporter ATP-binding protein, with the translated sequence MSTVTLTDVSHRYPATSTAAVDGVSFRVHDGEFLVLLGPAGSGKSTILRMIHGTERPSRGTIEIDGQDVTTVPPGDRDVTMAFENYALYPHMDVAENMGFALRLSGISEDEIDRRVSDAAARLGLGAVLRARHDDLDGLQRQKVALARALVRNPRVFVMDEPLANLAPAVHDTTRDQIRTLQQDLGITTLYATKSAEDAVAVADRIALLEKGRVVGVHSPEELSRRI
- a CDS encoding LacI family DNA-binding transcriptional regulator is translated as MRVRLEDVAAAAEVSVTTVSRVLSGRGTVAAATRERVHRALERVGYTRSTLLRPSPARLVVVGAPEAPEHWQLDVCNGVADRLQAEGLLTAPVFLGSDLADVRACIAAGAAAVVTPTFTELDVDVPVVRFAEAAVRAEAPRPAGGTRVGGEWVAAHIDLTGGLTLAFEHLSALGHRRIGLVCNESGALARQLEERFLAEHPVRGLTSRLDEWIAAVPKSYSGGIEAATRLRDATCTALIVQSALQLYGVFAAMRQRRLVVPRDLSVVGFGDSSTMRYTAPPATVLGLDNPGMTQALVAGVRTVLDLPGEGMRSVPPTYRPRLLARASTAAARS